In a genomic window of Cydia fagiglandana chromosome 8, ilCydFagi1.1, whole genome shotgun sequence:
- the LOC134667022 gene encoding lipase member H-B-like, with amino-acid sequence MDYATAMNAVPFVADDIIALIIQLEAANKIDRSLVHIVGFDIGAHIAGLVSRDSRARVQRITGLSPAGENWDSFSRRLRATDANYVEVIHTDYTGSRAFGISETIGTVDIFANTGTSQPGCSNNQCNHDRAWQLFGATLDMGGHLVGLRCDSLTDMTRNRCVGAPAVSLGTNDLFKLGTGIYRVNTGRAYPYNP; translated from the exons ATGGATTATGCAACAGCAATGAACGCAGTACCATTTGTTGCTGACGATATCATCGCTTTGATAATCCAACTGGAGGCTGCCAACAAGATTGATCGTAGCCTGGTTCATATTGTGGGCTTTGATATTGGAGCACACATTGCTGGACTTGTTAGCAGAGATTCGCGTGCTCGAGTTCAGAGAATAACTG GTTTATCTCCCGCCGGGGAAAATTGGGATTCCTTTTCCCGTCGTTTACGAGCCACCGACGCTAATTACGTCGAGGTCATCCACACCGATTACACAGGCTCGAGGGCTTTTGGCATTAGCGAGACAATTGGTACAGTGGATATATTCGCTAACACTGGCACAAGTCAACCAGGCTGTTCGAACAACCAGTGCAACCACGACCGGGCCTGGCAGCTGTTTGGGGCGACACTGGACATGGGTGGCCATTTGGTGGGCCTTCGATGTGATTCTCTTACGGACATGACCAGAAATCGATGTGTCGGTGCTCCCGCTGTTTCCTTGGGTACCAATGATTTATTTAAACTGGG AACTGGAATTTACCGGGTCAATACGGGCAGAGCGTACCCGTACAACCCCTGA